The Delphinus delphis chromosome 2, mDelDel1.2, whole genome shotgun sequence genome contains a region encoding:
- the ZDHHC22 gene encoding palmitoyltransferase ZDHHC22 produces the protein MLALRLLNVVAPAYFLCISLVTFVLQLFLFLPSMREDPSAARLFSPALLHGAFFLFLSTNALGNYVLVIQNSPDDLDACQGTAARRALCPPPSAHFCRVCARVTLRHDHHCFFTGNCIGSRNMRNFILFCLYTSLACLYSMVAGVAYISAVLSISFAHPLAFLTLLPTSISQFFSGAVLGPEMFVILMLYLWFAVGLACAGFCCHQLLLILRGQTRHQVRKGVAVRARPWRKNLQEVFGKRWLLGLLVPMFNVGSESSKQRDK, from the exons ATGCTGGCCCTCAGGCTGCTCAACGTGGTGGCCCCCGCCTACTTCCTGTGCATCTCTCTGGTGACCTTCGTGCTGcagctcttcctcttcctgcctaGTATGCGTGAGGACCCCTCGGCCGCCCGGCTCTTCTCACCTGCGCTGCTCCACGGGGCATTCTTCCTGTTCCTCTCAACCAACGCCCTGGGTAATTACGTCCTGGTCATCCAGAACTCCCCAGACGACCTGGACGCCTGCCAGGGGACCGCAGCCAGGAGGGCCCTGTGCCCTCCGCCCAGCGCCCACTTCTGCCGAGTGTGCGCCAGAGTCACCCTGAGGCACGACCATCACTGTTTCTTCACCGGCAACTGCATCGGGAGCAGGAACATGCGCAACTTCATCCTGTTCTGCCTCTACACCTCCCTGGCCTGCCTCTACTCCATGGTGGCCGGCGTGGCCTACATCTCCGCAGTCCTTTCCATCTCCTTCGCCCACCCCCTGGCCTTCCTCACGCTCCTTCCCACCTCCATCAGCCAGTTCTTCTCCG GAGCTGTCCTTGGTCCTGAAATGTTCGTCATCCTCATGCTCTACCTCTGGTTTGCCGTCGGCCTGGCCTGCGCTGGCTTCTGCTGCCATCAGCTGCTGCTGATCCTCCGGGGGCAGACCCGCCACCAGGTGCGGAAGGGGGTGGCAGTGAGGGCCCGGCCTTGGCGCAAGAACTTACAGGAGGTCTTCGGAAAGAGGTGGCTCCTGGGCCTGCTGGTCCCCATGTTCAATGTTGGAAGTGAGAGCTCCAAGCAGCGGGACAAGTAG
- the CIPC gene encoding CLOCK-interacting pacemaker isoform X2, translating into MQIRCRCGSRVHRFPQINHMTALRGSSSSQLQSWSVQPSFEVISAQPQLLFLHPPVPSPVSPCHAGEKKSDSRNYLPILNSYTKIAPHPGKRGLSLSPEERGEGGMQKKICTERLGPSLSSSEPTKTGAGPPGPPTPAPPSTKLAEDSALQGVPCLVAGGSPQTLQPVSSSHVAKAPSLTFASPASPVCASDSTLHGMESNSPLSPLSASYSSPLWAAEHLCRSPDSFSEQRQSKHRRFQNTLVVLHKSGLLEITLKTKELIRQNQATQVELDQLKEQTRLFIEAAKSRAPQAWAKLQASLTSGSGHPGSDLEVFSDQPDI; encoded by the coding sequence gGCAGCAGCTCATCCCAGCTCCAGTCGTGGTCTGTGCAGCCCTCCTTTGAAGTGATCTCAGCACAGCCCCAGCTCTTATTCCTTCATCCACCTGTACCGTCTCCTGTCAGCCCATGTCACGCTGGTGAGAAAAAGTCGGACTCCAGGAACTACTTGCCCATTCTCAATTCTTACACCAAAATAGCCCCACACCCAGGCAAAAGGGGCCTCTCCCTCAGcccagaagaaagaggagaaggtgGAATGCAGAAGAAGATCTGTACTGAGAGACTGGGGCCAAGCCTGTCTTCTAGTGAGCCGACCAAGACTGGTGCTGGCCCACCCGGGCCCCCGACTCCAGCGCCCCCCAGCACCAAGCTTGCCGAGGACTCAGCTCTTCAGGGTGTGCCCTGCCTGGTGGCAGGTGGAAGTCCACAGACGCTTCAGCCAGTGTCCAGCAGCCATGTGGCTAAAGCTCCCAGCCTGACCTTTGCTTCCCCCGCCAGCCCTGTCTGTGCGTCAGACAGTACCCTGCACGGGATGGAGAGCAACTCCCCGCTGTCCCCACTGTCAGCTAGTTACAGCTCCCCTCTGTGGGCTGCAGAGCACCTCTGCCGCAGCCCAGATAGCTTTTCAGAGCAGCGGCAGAGCAAGCACAGGCGCTTTCAGAATACCCTAGTAGTCCTACACAAGTCTGGTTTGCTGGAGATCACTTTGAAAACCAAGGAGCTGATTCGTCAGAACCAGGCAACTCAGGTGGAACTAGACCAGCTAAAGGAGCAGACCCGGCTATTTATCGAGGCCGCCAAGAGCAGGGCTCCTCAGGCTTGGGCCAAGCTGCAGGCATCTTTAACATCAGGGTCAGGTCATCCTGGCAGTGACCTAGAAGTGTTCTCCGATCAGCCAGACATATAA